One region of Chryseobacterium sp. SORGH_AS_0447 genomic DNA includes:
- a CDS encoding RNA polymerase sigma factor → METKISTIKTNYSEEQLIVLLKDKNETGFHHLYDNYSGALYGVILRIVQSKEYTEEIIQDVFVKIWNSINQYDAAKGRFYTWMINIARNTAIDYLKSKSFQNELKNQSLPDFVYDSAELSTTNDSSDFIGFNKVLENLETDKQELINLAYYQGYTQHEISEKLKIPLGTVKTKMRNALMKLKDLLKDYQ, encoded by the coding sequence TTGGAAACAAAAATATCCACTATTAAAACAAACTATTCGGAAGAGCAGCTTATCGTTTTACTAAAAGATAAAAACGAAACCGGTTTTCATCATTTGTATGACAACTACTCCGGTGCGTTGTATGGAGTTATTCTCCGAATCGTTCAGTCTAAAGAATACACTGAAGAAATTATTCAGGATGTTTTCGTTAAAATCTGGAATTCCATCAATCAATATGATGCTGCCAAAGGCAGGTTCTATACCTGGATGATCAACATCGCAAGGAACACAGCGATCGATTATTTAAAATCCAAAAGTTTTCAGAACGAATTGAAAAACCAATCACTCCCGGATTTCGTATATGATTCTGCAGAGCTTTCAACAACCAATGATTCATCTGATTTTATCGGATTCAACAAGGTGTTGGAAAATCTGGAAACTGACAAGCAGGAACTTATCAATCTCGCGTATTATCAGGGATACACTCAGCATGAGATATCCGAAAAACTCAAAATACCGCTGGGAACGGTAAAAACCAAGATGCGGAATGCGCTGATGAAATTAAAAGATTTGCTAAAAGATTATCAATAA